One genomic window of Blastopirellula retiformator includes the following:
- a CDS encoding VOC family protein, translated as MPPDFPPRCNLFVIRASNLDAAEIFYQALGLQFDRHAHGAGPIHLATETPGQVFEIYPLSSDDSPTTSARVGFAVADVDATYTALLEAGGSSVSSPRDSPWGRRAVVADPDGHRVEITA; from the coding sequence ATGCCGCCAGACTTCCCTCCGCGCTGCAACCTGTTTGTGATTCGCGCCAGCAATCTCGACGCTGCCGAGATCTTCTATCAAGCTCTCGGCCTGCAGTTTGACCGTCACGCGCACGGCGCCGGACCAATCCACCTGGCCACCGAAACGCCTGGCCAGGTGTTTGAAATCTACCCGCTCTCCAGCGATGATTCGCCCACCACGTCGGCCCGCGTCGGTTTCGCCGTGGCGGATGTCGACGCGACCTATACCGCCCTGCTGGAAGCTGGCGGCAGTTCGGTTTCTTCTCCCCGTGATTCTCCTTGGGGCCGTCGCGCCGTGGTTGCCGATCCCGACGGACATCGCGTCGAGATCACCGCGTAG
- a CDS encoding sugar phosphate isomerase/epimerase family protein has product MKFGICNETFGDWPLARGFQYAQEAGYTGIEIAPFTMASSAYDITPAQREETRRAAEEAGITVIGLHWLLAKTEGFYLTTPDDEVRNRTSDYFAELARLCRDLGGTVMVLGSPQQRNLLPGVSEAEAMRLAADCLRRAMPTLEECGVTLALEPLGPAEGDFLLTAEKGMELRELIGSPNVDLHLDVKAMSSEAKPIPQIIRESAGHIAHFHANDANKLGPGMGEIDFHPIFAALKEINYDRWVSVEVFDYTPGLEKLVDGSLKYMQDCLNA; this is encoded by the coding sequence ATGAAATTCGGCATCTGCAACGAGACGTTCGGCGACTGGCCCCTGGCTCGCGGTTTTCAATACGCCCAAGAGGCTGGCTACACCGGCATCGAGATCGCCCCGTTCACCATGGCCAGCAGCGCGTATGACATTACGCCAGCCCAGCGCGAAGAAACCCGCCGCGCCGCCGAAGAGGCCGGCATCACGGTGATCGGCCTCCACTGGCTACTCGCCAAGACCGAAGGCTTTTATCTCACCACGCCTGACGACGAAGTCCGCAACCGCACCAGCGATTACTTCGCCGAACTGGCCCGGCTCTGCCGCGACCTGGGCGGCACAGTGATGGTGCTGGGCAGTCCACAGCAGCGGAACCTATTGCCCGGCGTCAGCGAAGCGGAAGCGATGCGGCTGGCGGCCGATTGTCTCCGCCGCGCGATGCCGACGCTCGAAGAGTGCGGGGTTACGCTCGCCCTCGAGCCGCTCGGCCCGGCCGAAGGGGACTTTCTGCTGACCGCCGAAAAGGGCATGGAACTGCGCGAGCTGATTGGCTCGCCGAACGTCGACTTGCACCTCGACGTGAAAGCGATGTCGAGCGAAGCGAAACCGATCCCGCAGATCATCCGTGAGAGTGCCGGCCACATCGCCCACTTCCACGCCAACGACGCCAACAAGCTGGGCCCCGGCATGGGCGAAATCGACTTCCACCCGATCTTCGCAGCCCTCAAAGAAATCAACTACGACCGCTGGGTCAGCGTCGAAGTGTTCGACTATACGCCGGGTCTCGAAAAGCTAGTCGACGGCAGCCTGAAGTACATGCAGGATTGCCTGAACGCGTAG
- a CDS encoding GlsB/YeaQ/YmgE family stress response membrane protein, with translation MTLFEILLFLIVAAICGGVARSLAGGTNGGCFVSIAVAFVGSMLGGKLAQLTGMPEPLPITIGDTQLPIIWSIIGGALFVAALRLIAGSPKT, from the coding sequence ATGACCCTCTTCGAGATATTGTTGTTCCTGATCGTTGCGGCGATCTGCGGCGGCGTCGCCCGCAGCTTGGCTGGCGGCACCAACGGCGGCTGTTTTGTGTCGATCGCGGTCGCGTTTGTCGGGTCGATGCTCGGCGGCAAGCTCGCCCAATTGACCGGCATGCCCGAACCGCTGCCGATCACCATCGGCGATACGCAACTGCCGATCATCTGGTCGATCATCGGCGGGGCGCTGTTCGTCGCCGCGCTGCGGCTAATTGCCGGTAGCCCCAAAACGTAA
- a CDS encoding replication-associated recombination protein A: protein MSSLFEKAEAKNFDRIRPLAARMRPRTLEEFAGQRHFLGEGKLLRRLIQADRLNSVLFYGPPGTGKTTLAQLLARECRSRFEQLNAVTSGVKELREVLQKAKDEIAVGGRRTLLFIDEIHRFNKSQQDALLPDVENGVVILVGATTSNPFFAVNSALVSRSQIFQFQPLSPEDVKGLIRRALADKSVGLGAIPVNIHDEALDFLAEVSDGDARRALNALEIGVLSSKERPVEFTQELAAESVQRKAVQYDRDGDSHYDAASALIKSIRGSDPDAALYWLARMLEGGEDVRFLTRRLVISASEDIGNADPQALSLAVAAMQACEFIGLPECQLTLSQTVAYLACAPKSNAATLAIGEALSDVREGRLIPVPVHLKDAHYQGAKALGHGADYQYAHNAEDGVAAQDYLGIDREYYRPVPRGFEAELQQRLEKIRAKLRTAKSPSPDQEP, encoded by the coding sequence GTGTCCTCTTTATTCGAAAAAGCGGAAGCGAAAAACTTCGATCGCATTCGGCCCTTGGCCGCGCGGATGCGCCCCCGCACGCTCGAAGAGTTCGCCGGCCAGCGTCACTTTCTGGGAGAAGGAAAGCTCCTCCGCCGCTTAATCCAGGCCGATCGGCTGAACTCGGTCTTATTTTACGGCCCTCCCGGAACCGGCAAAACGACCCTGGCGCAGCTACTTGCCCGCGAGTGCCGTAGCCGCTTTGAGCAGCTGAACGCCGTCACCAGCGGCGTCAAAGAACTGCGTGAGGTGCTGCAGAAGGCCAAAGACGAAATCGCCGTCGGCGGGCGGCGCACGCTGCTGTTCATCGACGAGATCCACCGCTTCAACAAATCGCAGCAAGACGCCCTGCTGCCTGACGTCGAAAACGGCGTCGTCATCCTGGTTGGCGCCACGACCAGCAATCCCTTCTTCGCCGTCAATAGCGCGCTAGTCAGCCGTAGCCAGATCTTCCAGTTTCAGCCGCTGTCGCCGGAGGATGTAAAGGGACTGATCCGCCGCGCCCTAGCCGACAAATCGGTCGGGCTCGGCGCCATCCCGGTCAATATCCATGACGAGGCGCTCGACTTCTTGGCCGAAGTAAGCGACGGCGACGCCCGGCGCGCCCTGAACGCACTAGAGATCGGCGTCCTGTCGAGCAAAGAGCGGCCGGTCGAGTTCACGCAAGAGCTGGCCGCCGAGTCGGTCCAGCGCAAGGCCGTTCAATACGACCGCGATGGCGACTCGCACTACGACGCCGCCAGCGCGTTGATCAAAAGCATCCGCGGCAGCGATCCGGACGCCGCGTTGTATTGGCTGGCCCGCATGTTGGAAGGGGGCGAAGACGTTCGCTTCCTTACGCGGCGGCTGGTCATCTCGGCCAGCGAAGATATCGGCAACGCCGATCCCCAGGCACTGTCGCTGGCGGTCGCCGCGATGCAGGCCTGCGAATTCATCGGCCTGCCCGAGTGCCAGCTGACCCTATCGCAAACGGTCGCCTATCTCGCCTGTGCGCCCAAATCAAACGCCGCCACGCTGGCGATAGGCGAGGCGCTATCGGACGTCCGCGAAGGTCGCTTGATCCCGGTCCCCGTCCATTTGAAAGACGCCCATTATCAAGGTGCGAAGGCACTGGGCCATGGCGCCGACTACCAATACGCCCACAACGCCGAGGATGGCGTCGCCGCCCAAGACTATCTGGGAATCGATCGCGAGTACTATCGCCCGGTGCCCCGCGGCTTTGAGGCCGAACTGCAACAGCGTCTAGAAAAGATTCGCGCCAAACTGCGCACCGCCAAATCCCCTTCGCCCGATCAGGAGCCGTAA
- a CDS encoding DUF1499 domain-containing protein, with protein sequence MIWIVLGVVGAIFLFFVVATVMTVDDWSRDLSTNVAETKIKASDPLLRPIFRKGSVTCARWVVEKEIAEMPRWTLGDVTEGDGEAVLHATRKTPLWGFVDDIRITIKPTNEEGVSVDVYSKSRLGKGDLGQNPRNIKELTRRLQEVDEAAWDCDEGGSPEEK encoded by the coding sequence ATGATTTGGATTGTACTGGGCGTCGTTGGGGCGATTTTCCTGTTTTTCGTCGTCGCGACCGTGATGACGGTCGACGATTGGTCGCGCGATTTGTCAACCAACGTCGCCGAAACGAAAATCAAAGCGTCTGATCCGTTGCTGCGGCCGATCTTTCGGAAGGGATCGGTCACGTGTGCCCGGTGGGTGGTCGAAAAAGAGATTGCCGAGATGCCCCGCTGGACGCTTGGCGACGTGACCGAAGGAGACGGCGAGGCGGTTCTGCACGCCACCCGCAAGACGCCGCTGTGGGGCTTTGTCGACGACATCCGCATCACGATCAAGCCAACCAACGAAGAAGGCGTATCGGTCGACGTCTACAGCAAGTCGCGGCTCGGCAAAGGAGACCTGGGGCAGAACCCGCGGAATATCAAAGAGCTGACCAGGCGACTGCAGGAAGTGGATGAGGCGGCCTGGGATTGTGATGAAGGTGGATCGCCAGAAGAAAAGTAG
- a CDS encoding 3-keto-disaccharide hydrolase, producing MFALRRCAFALLLAVSASSLSAAEPDAKPIVPTETISLLGDGDLKQHFYSWLTDGGHEDPRNVFTMGKDGVLHISGDGFGGLITRNEYANYYLVLEYRWGTETLLSRKGKSRDSGVLLHCQGPDGGFGGTPEKPGPWMTSLECQIIEGGVGDILVLAGKDADGAVMRAEATCSIVRDRDGEAVWSPTGKPTLFKAGRINWYGRDPDWKDVVDFRGKEDVESPGQEWTTVECFCQGDSLVYRVNGVVVNRADKVFPNHGKLLLQTEGAELFVRKMELRPLPKEIP from the coding sequence ATGTTCGCCCTCCGCCGCTGCGCCTTCGCGCTGCTTCTCGCTGTTTCCGCTAGTTCCCTATCGGCCGCTGAGCCTGACGCCAAGCCGATCGTACCGACCGAGACAATTTCGCTGCTCGGTGATGGCGACTTGAAGCAGCACTTTTACAGCTGGCTGACCGACGGGGGTCACGAAGATCCACGGAACGTCTTTACCATGGGCAAAGACGGCGTCCTGCACATCTCGGGCGACGGCTTTGGGGGATTGATCACCCGTAACGAGTACGCTAACTATTACTTGGTACTCGAGTATCGTTGGGGAACCGAAACGCTGCTGAGCCGCAAAGGGAAGTCGCGCGACAGCGGCGTGCTGCTCCACTGCCAAGGTCCCGATGGCGGCTTTGGCGGTACGCCTGAAAAGCCGGGCCCCTGGATGACGTCGCTCGAGTGCCAAATCATCGAAGGGGGCGTCGGCGACATCCTGGTGCTGGCGGGCAAAGACGCCGATGGCGCCGTGATGCGGGCCGAAGCGACGTGCAGTATCGTCCGCGATCGGGACGGCGAAGCGGTTTGGTCGCCGACCGGAAAGCCAACCCTGTTCAAGGCGGGCCGCATCAACTGGTACGGCCGCGATCCCGACTGGAAAGACGTCGTCGACTTCCGCGGCAAAGAAGATGTCGAAAGCCCCGGCCAAGAGTGGACCACCGTCGAATGCTTCTGCCAGGGAGACTCGCTCGTCTATCGCGTTAACGGCGTCGTCGTGAATCGCGCTGACAAGGTCTTCCCCAACCACGGCAAGTTGTTGCTGCAAACCGAAGGGGCGGAACTGTTTGTGCGAAAGATGGAACTGCGGCCGTTGCCGAAAGAGATCCCGTAG
- a CDS encoding antitoxin Xre/MbcA/ParS toxin-binding domain-containing protein: protein MSRDMFGRVVNVSVRTLAKVESEGQQVEKLRRPYNEVYRLHQTLSEVVDPSALGSWFSDPNPAFDGLKPIEVIERGEIDRLWEMAYRLRSGMPG, encoded by the coding sequence ATGTCCCGAGACATGTTCGGCCGAGTCGTGAACGTATCGGTGCGTACGCTCGCCAAGGTCGAGTCGGAAGGGCAACAGGTCGAAAAGCTACGTCGCCCCTACAACGAAGTCTATCGCCTCCATCAAACGCTCAGCGAGGTTGTTGACCCATCAGCGCTTGGATCTTGGTTTAGCGATCCGAACCCCGCCTTCGACGGCCTAAAACCGATCGAAGTGATTGAACGGGGAGAAATCGATCGACTTTGGGAAATGGCCTATCGCTTGCGTAGCGGTATGCCTGGCTAA
- a CDS encoding RES family NAD+ phosphorylase: MSTHSESPEVLQLFGTIKKLLPDAHSIDATLYRSVGTRYANTTDFLSGFGASHFGGRWNRRGILAVYGSLDAITATHEEYQAFLDYGLPGSSVRPRVMAGIQAKLRNVLDLTSTTTRRRIGFSLRELVEEDWQSLQSQGEESWTQAIGRGSRLAGFEAIRVPSARNKQGANLVVFPDQLHPGSSLQILRPDEFPPHPSKWPT, from the coding sequence ATGTCGACGCATTCAGAATCACCTGAGGTCTTGCAGCTTTTTGGCACGATCAAAAAGCTCCTTCCTGACGCGCATTCGATCGATGCGACGCTCTACCGTTCCGTTGGAACTAGATATGCGAACACGACAGATTTCCTTTCTGGATTCGGCGCATCGCACTTTGGCGGCCGCTGGAACCGTCGAGGCATTCTTGCCGTCTATGGCTCGCTAGACGCGATCACCGCGACGCACGAAGAGTATCAGGCTTTTCTTGACTATGGCTTACCGGGGTCGAGCGTTCGGCCGCGCGTCATGGCTGGTATCCAAGCCAAGCTCCGTAACGTCCTCGATCTTACATCGACGACGACGCGCCGAAGGATTGGCTTTAGTTTGCGTGAACTTGTCGAGGAGGACTGGCAGTCACTGCAGAGCCAAGGGGAGGAGTCCTGGACGCAGGCCATCGGACGCGGCAGCCGTCTTGCAGGCTTCGAGGCGATACGAGTCCCGTCTGCTCGGAACAAACAAGGCGCGAACCTAGTTGTTTTTCCTGACCAACTTCATCCTGGAAGCTCGCTCCAGATTCTGAGGCCTGATGAATTCCCTCCACATCCCAGCAAATGGCCAACTTAG
- a CDS encoding exonuclease/endonuclease/phosphatase family protein: protein MNKASGLVVVAIACGAGWFFFQNYRIEGLEGLKVVPRNAAATTNASGGGGVGAGMLASNRTVPIARGGKTIRIASFNIQVFGRSKMEKPHVVARLAQIVRQYDVVAIQEIRSLDQSILPQFIDQVNAAGRHYDYVIGPRLGRTDSKEQYAFIYDAASIEIDRSQLYTIDDPADALHREPLVAWFRVRGPQPDQAFTFTLVAVHTDPDEVDTEINVMDDVLRAVRGDGRGEDDVILLGDFNTDERNLGELGAVSGLTAAVTGMMTNTRGTASYDNLYFTLPATSEFTGRGGVHDFVREFNLSIDEALEISDHLPVWGEFSIYEGGVPGKVATVPADVR, encoded by the coding sequence GTGAACAAAGCGAGCGGACTAGTCGTGGTCGCAATCGCCTGTGGAGCAGGCTGGTTCTTCTTTCAGAACTATCGAATCGAAGGACTCGAAGGGCTGAAAGTCGTTCCCCGCAACGCAGCGGCGACCACCAATGCGTCTGGCGGCGGTGGCGTCGGAGCCGGGATGCTGGCTAGCAACCGCACCGTGCCGATCGCCCGCGGCGGCAAGACGATCCGGATCGCCTCGTTCAATATCCAGGTCTTCGGTCGCAGTAAGATGGAAAAACCGCACGTCGTGGCTCGACTGGCCCAGATCGTCCGCCAATACGACGTGGTGGCGATTCAAGAGATCCGTTCACTCGACCAGTCGATCTTGCCGCAGTTTATCGACCAGGTGAACGCCGCCGGCCGGCATTACGACTATGTGATCGGCCCCCGGCTCGGCCGCACCGACAGCAAAGAGCAATACGCGTTTATCTATGACGCCGCCAGCATCGAGATCGATCGCTCGCAGCTCTACACGATCGACGACCCGGCCGACGCGCTGCACCGCGAGCCGCTGGTCGCCTGGTTCCGCGTTCGCGGGCCTCAGCCCGATCAGGCGTTTACCTTCACCCTGGTCGCCGTCCACACCGATCCCGACGAAGTCGATACCGAAATCAACGTGATGGACGACGTACTGCGAGCCGTGCGCGGCGACGGTCGCGGCGAAGACGACGTCATCCTGCTGGGCGACTTCAACACCGACGAACGCAACCTGGGCGAACTTGGCGCCGTCAGCGGCCTGACGGCGGCGGTGACCGGCATGATGACCAACACCCGCGGCACCGCGTCGTACGACAACCTCTACTTCACGCTGCCAGCGACCAGCGAGTTCACCGGCCGCGGCGGCGTGCATGACTTCGTCCGCGAGTTCAACCTGTCGATCGATGAGGCGCTGGAGATCTCGGACCATCTACCGGTCTGGGGCGAGTTCAGCATCTACGAAGGGGGCGTCCCCGGGAAAGTGGCGACCGTGCCGGCGGATGTGCGGTAA
- a CDS encoding CoA-binding protein — protein MSKPTVAILGASKNRNKYGNKSVRAHAAQGYEVFPINPAADEIEGLTVYKKLADIPVERLDRISVYLSPAVGLQLLEEIAAANAKEVFFNPGAESEELLAKARELGIEPIQACSIVDVGMLPRELPSE, from the coding sequence ATGTCCAAGCCAACCGTCGCCATCCTGGGCGCCAGCAAGAACCGCAACAAATATGGCAACAAGTCGGTCCGCGCCCACGCGGCCCAAGGTTACGAAGTCTTTCCGATCAACCCCGCCGCCGACGAGATCGAAGGGTTAACGGTTTACAAGAAACTAGCCGATATCCCGGTCGAGCGACTCGACCGCATCAGCGTCTATCTCTCGCCCGCGGTCGGCCTGCAACTGCTAGAAGAAATCGCCGCCGCGAATGCCAAAGAGGTTTTCTTCAACCCCGGCGCCGAAAGCGAAGAGCTGTTGGCGAAAGCCCGCGAACTGGGGATTGAGCCGATTCAGGCGTGTAGCATTGTGGATGTGGGGATGTTGCCGCGGGAGTTGCCGAGCGAGTAA
- a CDS encoding cyclic-phosphate processing receiver domain-containing protein — MKRLLMLEDDPDRIQRFLAIVVKNYPHAELSIHRTAPAFIAAYETLTATPDLICLDHDLFPDSVDDPDPGDGRDVAAFLASQPALAPVLIHSTNARAAESMLFSLRDAGWNVDRIAPLGEDWIEAYWFGVASEMIAGKRPEDESFREE, encoded by the coding sequence ATGAAACGCCTTCTCATGCTAGAAGACGATCCGGATCGCATCCAGCGATTTCTCGCGATCGTCGTCAAGAATTATCCGCACGCCGAGTTGTCGATCCATCGCACGGCGCCGGCCTTCATTGCCGCTTACGAGACCCTCACGGCGACGCCTGACTTGATTTGCCTCGACCATGACCTATTCCCCGACTCGGTCGATGACCCCGACCCAGGCGATGGTCGCGACGTCGCGGCGTTCCTGGCCAGTCAACCTGCTCTCGCTCCCGTCCTTATTCATTCGACGAACGCGCGAGCCGCCGAGTCCATGCTGTTTTCACTCCGCGACGCTGGCTGGAACGTCGACCGAATCGCTCCGCTGGGCGAAGACTGGATCGAAGCGTATTGGTTTGGCGTCGCAAGTGAAATGATCGCCGGCAAGCGTCCCGAAGACGAGTCGTTTCGCGAAGAATGA
- a CDS encoding tetratricopeptide repeat protein: MKLPTVYDDNILCHDDRIAPDGSTVPTAVYSVVYPPIGFFPFYDIGNGDYHGLYWPIGKEEEPPLVAFSSHDAWSLIPEYSDMEAFYACSLARAADEDDSYSLVSYRELVKTATGRPPVEHDLRGLAADDYEQLLSLDSTSPFYLCAAGDIHLGGNDVEAAEQKYRAALDVLPEYVAAHFGLASVLRRQRRLEEATVHLRLTLIGPMSFYGGSFWSDTALPGNFRNDWSRKAVMWIQRSKTLHESLVDDPFATRINELTFETGLAENADIDVLRLIVESYAASGSFADAARIWMLIGERAAMETTSFRERYDLTPTTYGGRLAELLELSGNERRAALVRNMLGAMKKPAGLYL, from the coding sequence ATGAAACTCCCAACCGTCTATGATGACAATATTCTGTGCCATGATGACCGCATCGCTCCGGACGGTTCGACCGTTCCCACAGCGGTCTACTCGGTCGTCTATCCGCCAATCGGCTTTTTTCCTTTCTACGATATTGGGAATGGCGACTATCACGGGCTCTATTGGCCGATCGGCAAAGAGGAGGAGCCTCCGTTGGTCGCGTTTAGCAGTCATGACGCCTGGTCCTTGATTCCCGAGTATTCGGATATGGAAGCGTTTTACGCCTGTTCGCTGGCGCGTGCGGCGGATGAAGACGACTCGTATTCGCTCGTCTCGTATCGAGAATTGGTAAAGACGGCGACCGGACGCCCGCCGGTCGAGCATGATCTACGTGGTTTGGCGGCCGATGACTATGAGCAACTGTTGTCGCTCGATTCGACTTCGCCGTTCTATTTGTGTGCCGCCGGCGACATCCATTTGGGCGGCAACGACGTCGAAGCGGCGGAGCAAAAATATCGAGCGGCCCTCGATGTTCTTCCCGAGTATGTCGCGGCCCACTTTGGCCTTGCTTCCGTCCTGCGCCGCCAACGACGACTGGAAGAGGCGACGGTTCATTTACGCTTAACGCTGATCGGGCCGATGTCCTTTTATGGAGGTTCGTTTTGGTCTGATACGGCATTGCCCGGCAATTTTCGGAACGACTGGAGCCGAAAGGCGGTCATGTGGATTCAGCGGTCCAAGACGCTGCACGAGTCGCTCGTCGACGATCCTTTCGCAACGCGCATCAATGAGTTGACGTTTGAGACAGGCCTCGCGGAAAATGCCGATATCGACGTGCTTCGGCTGATCGTGGAAAGCTATGCGGCCAGCGGATCGTTTGCCGATGCGGCTCGAATCTGGATGCTGATCGGCGAAAGAGCCGCGATGGAGACAACCAGTTTCCGCGAGCGCTATGACCTGACTCCCACGACGTATGGCGGACGGCTCGCGGAGCTGTTGGAACTTTCCGGAAACGAGCGTCGTGCGGCGCTGGTGCGAAATATGCTTGGGGCGATGAAAAAGCCCGCTGGGCTCTATCTGTAG
- a CDS encoding TolC family protein yields MATTQWLSSYRRRRQARHQQEEGQAQDQASQVSRCGGLLLLALAAAISPMGCRTSSPAPPVYEEKIRAHASLPQPQQHLSMHRQSPAIAPVEMTATANNAAAPNHTESDVYPVSFDSDALTTQAPARLLEAPLEEIQPKPLSMQDVLTAVQSSYPLLTSAYLGRDVALGENVTAWGDFDVKLKGESVSKPENYYKNYHNKLSVEKPLMAGGYLYGGYRVGRGYFPPWYGDEETNDGGEFAAGVGVPLLKGRAIDQRRSELFQAELERRRVEPEIRVQVIEFCRVASIYYWDWVAAGMSRRAQQDLLSLAEQRVQSIQKRIELGDLKQITRITNEQLIASRETKLIEAERKLQSAAIKLSLFFRDPIGEPLLPHDSLLPGDFPPPHLPSVEELDAAPSAAIAASPMLAELEWKARQLRIELDYAENSILPKLDAQLYASKDVGGPANVDRTKSPFELELGLYGEVPLQRRAALGKITSTEAKLQQLNAKRQFTTDKTVATVQDAISALQNAKERIYRAEQNVSLAEEALALARIQFNAGDIDVVELNIFEQSATDAQLTDISSKADFFKAVADYRAALNITP; encoded by the coding sequence ATGGCGACAACTCAATGGCTTTCCTCCTACCGCCGCCGACGGCAAGCCCGGCATCAACAAGAAGAAGGCCAAGCCCAAGATCAAGCTTCCCAAGTAAGCCGCTGCGGCGGCCTACTGCTGCTGGCGTTGGCCGCCGCCATCTCCCCAATGGGTTGCCGCACCTCTTCGCCGGCGCCCCCGGTTTATGAAGAAAAAATACGGGCTCACGCCTCTCTTCCGCAACCCCAACAACATCTGTCTATGCATCGCCAGTCGCCGGCGATTGCTCCAGTCGAGATGACCGCCACCGCCAACAACGCCGCCGCGCCAAACCACACCGAGTCTGACGTCTATCCGGTGTCGTTCGACTCTGACGCCCTCACGACTCAAGCGCCAGCCAGACTGCTGGAAGCGCCGCTAGAAGAGATTCAGCCCAAGCCGCTCAGCATGCAAGATGTGCTGACCGCCGTGCAATCGTCGTATCCGCTGCTCACCAGCGCCTATCTCGGCCGCGACGTCGCCTTGGGCGAGAACGTCACCGCGTGGGGCGACTTTGACGTGAAGCTGAAAGGCGAGTCGGTCTCGAAACCAGAAAACTACTACAAGAACTATCACAACAAACTGTCGGTCGAAAAACCGCTGATGGCTGGCGGTTATCTGTACGGCGGCTATCGCGTCGGCCGCGGATACTTTCCTCCCTGGTATGGTGACGAAGAAACCAACGACGGCGGTGAATTCGCGGCCGGGGTCGGCGTTCCCCTGCTGAAAGGTCGCGCGATCGATCAGCGTCGCTCCGAACTGTTTCAAGCCGAACTCGAACGGCGTCGCGTCGAGCCCGAGATCCGCGTTCAGGTGATCGAGTTCTGTCGCGTCGCGTCGATCTACTACTGGGACTGGGTCGCCGCAGGAATGTCTCGCCGGGCACAACAAGACTTGCTGTCGTTGGCCGAGCAGCGGGTGCAAAGCATTCAAAAGCGGATTGAACTGGGCGACCTGAAGCAGATCACCCGAATCACCAATGAGCAGTTGATTGCATCGCGCGAAACCAAGCTAATCGAGGCGGAACGAAAACTGCAAAGCGCCGCGATCAAGCTGTCGCTCTTCTTCCGCGATCCGATCGGCGAGCCGCTGTTGCCGCACGATTCGCTGTTGCCGGGCGACTTTCCGCCGCCCCACTTGCCTTCGGTCGAAGAACTGGACGCGGCGCCTTCGGCCGCGATCGCCGCGTCGCCGATGTTGGCGGAACTGGAATGGAAAGCCCGCCAACTGCGTATCGAACTCGACTACGCCGAGAACTCGATCCTGCCGAAGCTTGACGCGCAGCTCTACGCATCGAAAGATGTCGGCGGTCCGGCCAACGTGGATCGCACCAAAAGCCCCTTTGAGTTGGAACTGGGCCTCTATGGCGAGGTCCCCCTGCAGCGCCGGGCGGCGCTCGGCAAGATCACCTCGACCGAGGCCAAGCTGCAGCAATTGAACGCCAAGCGTCAATTTACGACCGACAAGACGGTCGCCACGGTGCAAGATGCGATCTCGGCCCTACAGAACGCCAAAGAGCGAATCTACCGGGCCGAACAAAACGTGAGCCTGGCCGAAGAGGCGCTCGCCCTGGCCCGCATCCAATTCAACGCCGGCGACATCGACGTCGTCGAACTGAACATCTTCGAGCAATCCGCGACCGACGCCCAACTGACCGACATCTCGTCGAAGGCCGACTTCTTCAAAGCGGTCGCCGACTATCGGGCGGCGCTCAACATCACCCCGTAG